AATGTGAACGAACACATATTGGTTATTTAGTAACATTACATTTacaggaaacgaaaacaataacATTATTAGATCATGTTTTTaagggaagaaaaacgaacaatgatgatggaaaatacAATTAAAAAAACCGTAGACTAGTCATAATTACTTGATATacattttttcacaaaaaaaaaaaccaacaaccaattaTACTTATTACCACGGACAAATAAAGAAAACTTGTGAACGACAAACGGACCAACAAGCGAGTTAAGCGTACCGTTGTAAGCGGCGTCGTATTAAGGGTTTTGGTCCCTCATTTTGTTCCGTCATTCTTCCGGCATCAAACTGGCTCATGCGCCGAAAGTTGGTAACGGGCTGCTCGTGGGATCTCGAAAATTTATACAGATCGTTGTACTTCTACTTTTCTTTCAGATCCGTTAACAGGCGTTTAATGTGGGTATTACCTTTAcatcttttgtttatttctggCTATTTGCTGCctatttgttttccatatACCACTGAACTACCGCGACTCGACTTTGTGcgttattttattgtttttcatttattatttGATACAGAATACACCTTTCTGATTCTGCGTTCCCATCACCTTCGCTGCGTACCTATCACGTTCGAAAATTCCTGTATTCTCTTGTATATAACATCTAAAATTGTCAACAAAAAAGCTTTTAGAACCATGGTCTGTTACTTTCGAATGCGTTTCGACATTGTCCTTTCCATACCTCCCGTTAGCCGTTCGGTAATAACGATGGAATATGGATCGCAATAGCGGTAGCTTATTTCCGAGTGTACAACATATGCACCGTTAGCATATGATAGCTGTTCACAGGGGTCTGCTGGCGACTAGTCTCGCTGTGCAAAAGTGTCATTCGTCATTGTCATCCAAAAAAAGTGATCGCATTATATCAACGATCTTTCTTTGCGTTAAGTAAAGTCTAGATGAGCTGGGACATGTAGCGCTAAAAATTATCTATCGTCGCACAAGAGAGCGGAGATACCGCAGGTCGATACGCTCAAATGGTGGGTAGCAAAATTCAAACGTATGCATCAGGGATATTATAATCCATTAAAAGCCTAAGAATATCGCACAGGGCCCTTGCTTGGCACGATACTAAGTACACACGAAGCTAACCTTCTTTTTGCCCTAATACTGCATACCGTACGCTACCCTAAAAACCTAAAAGGTAGAACCTAACATTTCCTCCGTTGGCCTGACTCGATCGAAATACACGCATTTACACAAATACAGACAGAGACGAACACGCGCTACAAATGGTGGATACTAAGCTGCTAAAAGATTAATGTCGATGATAAGAGGGCTTCCCCCTCTCACAAGAGTACACCCCAGGAGATTCTAACTATTTGCTAGACAAATGAGTGGTAACCGGGCGAAGCGTCTGGGCGCTGGGAATGTTGGGTGTTGTTCGTGGAATGGTATTTTCTTGCGATCTCCGGCGGATCGTTTGTCGTCCTAGCTGCCTTAGACAATGTTCATCTCGATCTTAATCACCACCATATTGTTGTCCATGAACTTGGCCAGTACTTCCTTAATTTTGGCAAACTCGAGAAATCCGAACCCACGGGGACTGATCTCCTGGTTCGGTCGGTGGAAAGCCAGAATTTCGGGCTTCGACATGATCGTATCGTGCTGCGATCGCTCCGGGTTACGCACGTTCAGCAGCGTGATCTTGATTCGACCCTTAAACGGCCATTCGAGATGGTAATCGTTCTCGGACTGCATCAGATGCACGTGCAGTCCAATAAACTCTTTTGTGCGCGATGGCACATTGATACGAGCGCAGAACTTGTAGCCGTGTGGTGAAGTGTACGCCTCGCCGCTGTAGAACATACAGTTACTGTTGGCCTGCATCGTATCGACCTTGCTACTAAAATCGTCCAGTTTCCATAGCAACACTCCGGCACTGTAGCGCGGATCTACTTCATGGTGTACTTTGGCCAGCTGAGTGTCCTGCTTAGAAAGCTTGATGCTGAGGATATGCAACTCCTGCTCGAGTATGACGATCCTTTCGTACATGGAACGCACCAGCTCGTTAGTGCTCATCTCCGGGGCGCTGTTTTTCTCCGGTGGATCCCAGAACCGGTACCGTTCACCGCTCCCGGTGTACGAGTCCAGCAGAAGCTACGTTAAAAAACGAATAGAATATAGGATTGCATTGGCTGGTAAGCAGCGAACCCATTTGCTTACCTGTAGATGCTTCTGGCAATCGGTGGCAATGTGCTCATTGAGCGTGGCTTCGTCACGGGCTACGAACTTGCACTTCACCCGAGCGAACGGGCACGGTTGGCTTTGGGATGACATACCGAACGGGCACTGTAGCTGATGGGAATCGATTTCGGTGGGGGACAGTTGATCCGCGCAGCCTCGCATCCAGTTCGGGCAGGGCTTTTTGATCTGTGAGATTTCACGCCTTGTGCAGTTATCCGGAAAAATATCGCACTTGATATCGAGTGGTTCGTTGTCCAGCGGACAGTTGGAATTTTTCTCGCTGCAAACCCGGAAGTGCGACGTTAGTACAACCCCACCGTAGGCTTTCGGCTTCGCTAATACTCACTTTAACCAGTCCGTAATGCAC
The sequence above is a segment of the Anopheles darlingi chromosome 2, idAnoDarlMG_H_01, whole genome shotgun sequence genome. Coding sequences within it:
- the LOC125952261 gene encoding TNF receptor-associated factor 6, with translation MSRSVKREVSAEENCLQNASKTDDGQLEARYECPICYCWLNEPILTKCGHRFCRKCITDWLNEKNSNCPLDNEPLDIKCDIFPDNCTRREISQIKKPCPNWMRGCADQLSPTEIDSHQLQCPFGMSSQSQPCPFARVKCKFVARDEATLNEHIATDCQKHLQLLLDSYTGSGERYRFWDPPEKNSAPEMSTNELVRSMYERIVILEQELHILSIKLSKQDTQLAKVHHEVDPRYSAGVLLWKLDDFSSKVDTMQANSNCMFYSGEAYTSPHGYKFCARINVPSRTKEFIGLHVHLMQSENDYHLEWPFKGRIKITLLNVRNPERSQHDTIMSKPEILAFHRPNQEISPRGFGFLEFAKIKEVLAKFMDNNMVVIKIEMNIV